One Ricinus communis isolate WT05 ecotype wild-type chromosome 1, ASM1957865v1, whole genome shotgun sequence DNA window includes the following coding sequences:
- the LOC8266648 gene encoding cytosolic sulfotransferase 6, with translation MDPTLQTSSNDQLPKSSSNQELNQLPREKFWEVIDIYRWEEFWCSSTEIERISAFQSHFQADDNDVIIASSLKTGTTWLKAVCVSIIHGDSDDEDLLIKGVPHAYAPNLENQIYQDSLHPDLSSAALESLKMPHKILFLKYEDLKSNPIEEAKKLASFLGKPFHEDEDVQKVMQRCSLDRLKNLAVTKNGMTSKVPNSFFYRLGTVGDWKNYLTPEMSERLDHITRMKLQSSGLDLQN, from the exons ATGGATCCTACCCTCCAAACTTCATCAAACGATCAGCTACCTAAAAGTTCATCAAACCAGGAGCTGAATCAGCTTCCTAGAGAAAAGTTTTGGGAAGTCATTGATATCTACAGATGGGAAGAATTTTGGTGCAGTTCTACAGAAATAGAACGCATATCAGCCTTCCAGTCCCACTTCCAAGCAGATGATAACGATGTCATCATAGCTTCCTCCTTGAAAACTGGCACCACTTGGCTTAAGGCCGTTTGCGTTTCCATCATCCATGGAGATTCAGATGATGAAGACCTTCTTATTAAAGGTGTTCCTCATGCTTATGCACCTAACTTAGAGAATCAGATCTACCAAGATAGTTTGCATCCTGATCTATCATCTGCAGCTCTAG AAAGCTTGAAAATGCCTCACAAGATACTCTTCTTGAAGTATGAAGATCTCAAAAGCAACCCTATAGAGGAAGCCAAGAAGCTAGCTTCGTTTCTTGGAAAACCATTCCATGAGGATGAGGATGTCCAAAAGGTGATGCAGAGGTGCAGTTTGGATAGGCTTAAGAACTTGGCTGTGACCAAGAACGGTATGACTTCAAAGGTCCCAAATAGTTTCTTTTACAGGTTGGGTACGGTTGGAGATTGGAAGAATTACTTGACACCTGAGATGAGCGAACGCCTGGATCATATTACACGAATGAAACTACAAAGCTCAGGCCTTGATCTCCAGAACTGA